The Euphorbia lathyris chromosome 3, ddEupLath1.1, whole genome shotgun sequence genome contains a region encoding:
- the LOC136221873 gene encoding uncharacterized protein encodes MHAKTDSDGTSIDTSWPLRSPPRRPVYYVQSPSNHDVEKMSYGSSPSGSPPHHFYHCSPIHHSRESSTSRFSASLKNPKSLSVWKHIQIHHDDNDDDDDDDDNMGVPAASARNLRLYFCGFFIFVLLFTTFCLILWGASKSYKPQIIVKNMVFHNLNVQAGNDETGVPTDMLSINSTVKIHYRNPGTFFAVHVTCTPVELHYYQLKIASGQMKKFTEARRRQRTVITVVKGKQVALYGGLPVLWNPKVEKLSIPLNLTLVVRSRAYILGRLVKSTFYNRIRCHITLHGNKLGTPHNLTNACFYI; translated from the exons ATGCACGCCAAGACAGATTCCGATGGAACTAGTATCGACACGTCATGGCCGTTGCGATCGCCGCCAAGGAGGCCGGTGTACTACGTTCAAAGCCCTTCTAACCATGATGTTGAGAAGATGTCGTACGGTTCAAGCCCAAGTGGTTCTCCTCCCCACCATTTCTACCATTGTTCACCTATTCACCACTCTCGCGAGTCTTCTACTTCCCGATTCTCTGCTTCTCTTAAGAACCCCAAAAGCCTCTCTGTTTGGAAGCATATCCAGATTCACCATGATGATAATGACGATGATGATGACGACGACGACAATATGGGCGTCCCCGCCGCCTCTGCTCGTAATTTGAGATTGTATTTCTGTGGGTTTTTCATCTTTGTTTTGCTCTTTACCACCTTCTGCTTGATCCTGTGGGGAGCTAGCAAATCTTACAAGCCTCAAATTATTGTTAAG AACATGGTGTTCCACAACTTGAATGTACAAGCCGGGAATGATGAGACAGGAGTGCCCACAGACATGCTTTCTATAAATTCAACGGTGAAGATTCATTACAGAAATCCGGGGACATTCTTCGCCGTCCATGTCACTTGTACTCCCGTTGAGCTTCACTATTATCAACTCAAAATCGCGTCGGGGCAG ATGAAGAAGTTTACAGAAGCGAGGAGGAGGCAGAGGACAGTGATAACGGTGGTTAAAGGTAAGCAGGTAGCGTTATACGGGGGGTTACCAGTTCTTTGGAATCCAAAGGTGGAGAAGCTATCAATTCCTCTAAACCTGACATTGGTGGTTAGATCAAGGGCTTACATTTTGGGAAGGTTGGTCAAGTCCACGTTTTACAATCGAATCAGATGCCATATTACTCTTCATGGTAATAAACTAGGCACGCCCCATAATTTGACTAATGCCTGTTTTTacatttaa